The Macaca mulatta isolate MMU2019108-1 chromosome 19, T2T-MMU8v2.0, whole genome shotgun sequence sequence attgttgctgttgctgctgccgCTGTTgccactgctgccaccaccatTGCCACCGCTGTTGCCACTGCTGCTGCCGCTGTTGTTGTCACTGttgctgccactgccactgctgcccgactgtgagccactgcctccctGAGGGGCAGGAAGGGAGCAGGGCCAGGATTAAAGACAGAGCACCAAGACAGGccccacctctctccctctccacccaGGCCAAATTCCATGGTGCCCAGTCTAAGGGGAGCAGAACTTTTCCATTTCCTCCTGGTGCAAAACTCCCGGGTTGCCCCTCTCCACTCACCCCAGAGTTGCTTGAGCCTCCGCCTGAGCCAGATGGTGGGGGGTTAGTGCACTGCGGAGGGAAGGGGACGGTGAGTTTGGAGATGTCGGCCTCGGCCGTGGACACAGGCCAGGCCTCTCCTGTTCTTTAGGGCTTGGCTTCCTTTCTCTTAACATGTTTCTCCCACCTCCCCTTCCCATCTGCCTCCTCCCCGGGCCCAGACCCAAGCCcgtctcttcctccttttttttttttttttttttttgagacagggtctcactctgttgcccaggctggagtgcagtaatgcgatcttggctcactgcaacctccacctcccaggttcaagtgattctcctgcctcagcctcccaagtggctgggattacaggcgcacaccaccacgcccagctgatttttgtatttttagtggagacagggtttcaccatgttggccaggctggtcttgaactcctgacctcaggtgatccacttgcctcggcctcccaaagtgctcggattacaggcgtgagactcCTTGCCCAGCCCCATCTCTTCCTCTCACCCCAATCCCTCCACTCCCACATCttgctttcctctttctctttccccagctCTCGGTAGCCTGCACCCAGTGGCTTCTTCGTTCGTTCGCAGCCCTTTCCTCTTACCCCTTCATTCTGGTTGCCGCTTCTCACTGAACCATAGCCAGGCTGGGCCACAGCTCCCTGCAGAGAAGGTGAGACTGAGTGTAGGATCCAGAGGGACCAGAGAGGCACGTGGAGTGTGTGGgcttggagggagggagggaggtggcagGTAGCAGGTCTGCGGGGTGACTTTACCTGAGTGTTGGTCCCAAAGTTTGGTGGCCCTCCATTGCCTCCTTGACCCCAGGGGGCTCCCTGAGGGTTGGTTCCAAAGCTGCCTGCTGAGTTTCCAGGGTATCCCTGGTTCCATGGAGTCCCCAGACCTCCAGGATtgccctggccctggcctccAAGACCACCTTGGGAGCCAAAGGTGCCATGGCCTCCAGAAGTTTCCTGCAAgaataacaaacctgcacttagTGGGACCATCTCTGACCCTGACAGAGAAGAGCCAGAGCAAATTGTAGAGAGACCgggagagggacaggcagagggACTCCAGGGTGGCATAGGAGGGGGGCGGAACATAGAAGAAAGCTGCCCCAGAAGGCTGCAAGTAAGagatccatccatcctttcaacCACTTCCCAAGAATCTCAACCCAGAAGCCCACAGCCTCCCATTTCCACACCTGGCCCCACAGCCACTCACCCAAGCACCGTTGTGACCGGGTGCCCCCTGCCAGGAGCCGTGGACAGCATCTGCTCCATGTTGAATGACATCCTCCACCTGTCTGCCAATCTCATGCCCAGGGTTTCCCAAAGCATGGGCTGCTTCCCCGACCCTGTTGCCCAAAGCATCTGCTGTGCCAAGGCCCGGAACCTGCCTGACTCCAGTGCCGACTGCTTCTCTGGTCCCTTGGCCAAGGGCCTCCCCAGTATTTGTCCCAGCGCTTTCCCCTCCACTCTGCAGGGGGCCAGCCTCCCCACTGCCCAGGCAGAGGGCCAGCAGGAGGCAGGCCAGGGACCCCTGGAACTTCATCTCTGCCCAGCCCCCTCTCTCTCCAGAGTGTCTTCCTCCCACCAGGGTCTCCTTCTTGCCGCCCTTGCTCTGCGTCTGTGTGCCTTCCTCTGTCCTCCTCCTTCCGactccctgtcctccctccctctgggTCTGCAGCCTTCTATCTCCTGTCCTCAACTTCCCGGCCTTCCCAGAGTCCACCTCCCTGTCACTACTCCTTATACTAGGCTGGGAGAAGGTGACAGGGCTGGGCAACCTGAGGTCCCTCCCCTCAGTGACTCAGGGCCCAGCTACCGATAGGGTAATGAGCGGTAATTGTGAGTCTGAGAGTGTCTGTCGAAACAGAGAGTGAACTGaatcagggagggagggagaaacgGATGAGGTGATGCAAAAGGGCTCCCATTTCCCAACCCCAGGCATTCGGGGcgctgggtgggggcaggggcattCAAGGAGACAGGTTGTCAGTGGCTCCTGGAggcggtggggtgggggcagactTAGAAAAGAGGAGTTACTGGCAGGACCCCATCAGGGGAGTAAGGACAGGGAAGCCCCAGGGGACAGGACCCACCCAGGCTCAGCCAGCCTGGCTCAGGGGCTCCAGAGTGACAGGCATAGCCCATCGTCCACCTTTTTTGGTTTCAGcacctcagcctctcctctccctctcccctcccgcATTGCCACCTACAGGTGACTGCCCTGTTGTTCCTCCACACCTTCCAGCCCGAGAGAGAGACTGGCTGCGTGTCAGCTTCTGACGTTCTGGGGAGAGCCCCCGGGGGGACCCTCAGTGCTGGGGAGGGAGGTGGCTGTCGCCCTTTGAGTGGTCAGCAGGGTGTCTCAGCGTTCGGGCTGCTCCCGGCTGAGAAAGCTGGGTGCGGAGCAGGACGGCCGGGCGCGCCAGCCACCCCCAGGGAACGAGTGGGAGGGAAGGCCAAGGGAGGGAGCCGCTGACCCAGGCGCCCATCCTGTTTACGCAGCCCTGGAGGGGCACCTGTGAGTATGAGCACCTATGAGGGGCGGGACTGGGCCAGCTCACCCCACCCATCCCCCAGGCCAGGGGCCAGGGCAGCAGTGGGAAGCGAGGAGAGGGTAACACAAGGTCAGAAGTCATCCGTGAGTGCCACAGCCCTCTCCCCAGTCCCAGCTCGTGATACAGAACCTGGGAGCCTCCCCCCGCCTCACCTCTGCCCAGCAAATGTGGCTGCTTCTCTATTCCCAGGGGCCACAGGTTCTCCCACTGTCTCGTATCACTGGGGTTCATCACCCAGTTAGGAGGGGCCAGTTTCCATCAGCCTTTCTCAATGTCTCTCAGTCagtctctccctcctctctccaccCCAATATCCGCACCCCAGCTTGTAACATCCAACACTTCTTACCTTGTAAACACAATCCCCATCTATCCTCCTCAGCTCCTACTTCCCTGTTATTCCATCTCTTACTCgttaatgatgataataataatggcggtaataataacaacaataataataattacagctCCAGCTTATCAGCGCTTCTCGATGTACCCAGCATTGGACTAAGCACAAGCAGTTTAAGAATTATACAACTCTAGgagatagttctttttttttagagacagggtcttgcccaggctggagtacagtagcacactcgtagctcactgcagcatggacctcctgggctcaagtgatcctcccgtcaccctcccaagtagctgggactacagatgcacaccaccacgcccagctaattttcttttttttctttttgagacagagtcttactctgttgcccaggctggagtgcaatggcacaatcttggctcactgcaacctctgcctcccaagttcaagcgattctcctgcctcagactcccaagtagctgggattacaggcacccgccaccatgccgggctaatttttgtatttttagtagagacagcatttcaccatgttggccaggctggtctcgaactcctgacctcgtgatctgcccgcctcggcctcccaaagtgttgggatgacaggcatgtgtaAACACTGGTATTACATCATACTTGCTGCAGCTCCTGcactctttgttttttgttggtttatttgttttgttttgagatggagtctccctctgtcgcccaggctggagtgcagtggagtccacgcctggcctccagctaattttttaatttttatttttgtggagatgagatctcgttgtgttgcccaggctgatcttgaacccctgggctcataagatcctcctgcctcagcctcccaaagtgctgggatgacaggcatgagtaAACAGTGGTATTACATCATACTTGCTGCAGCTCCTGcactctttgttttttgttggtttatttgttttgttttgagatggagtctccctctgtcgcccaggctggagtgcagtggcacaatctcggctcactgcaacctccacctcccaggttcaagcagttctccttcctcagcctcccagatagctgggattacaggtgcacaccaccatgcccaattaatttttgtatttttagtagagatgaggtttgacCACATTGGACAAGCTGGtggcgaactcctgacctcaagtgatccgcccacctcagagtgccagagtgctgggattacaggcgtgagccatcgcgcccggccacgTGCCCTGTTTGTTAAGAAGGAAGATTAGCAAGGATGAAAGAGGTGTTCTGACTCACCAGCACAACTGGACATGGGGTCTTTCTCAAGGGTAGGTCCAGGCCTCAAGAAAATAACactaataataaattttttcaaaaataaacataaatgaagTCTTTCTCTTTAACACAGTCAGAGAGcttaaaagaaaattgagaagaaagTAAGTTTCTCCCTGTGTGATTCAGTTATTCAAAGCTGTGTCCACGGATCACCTCAATTCTCCCACGCCACCAACAGGCCCATGTTCTACTGCTAGGAAAAAATTGCCCTCAGACGTCGCCGGACCTGAGGAGCCACCGCAGGTCAGCCCTAGGGCATCCTTATTAAATACCTAGTGTGaaccaaataaaatattaggtGCTTTCAGATACAtgatctcattgaatcctcagtATGACCACAAGAGGttaatattatttccattatacagatgaggtaACTGAGGCCCAAGTGGCTCAGCATCACACACAAAATCATATGTGAAAAGACTGTGGTAAAATAGAGTTGTCAAAACTTGagccaggcactttgggaggctgaggcaggtggatcatctgaggtcaggagttcaagaccagcctggccaacatggtgaaaccccatctctactaaaaatacaaaaattaaccgagtgtggtgacaggcacctataatcccagctgctcaggaggctgaggcaagaaaattgcttgaacctgggaagcggaggttgcagtgagccaagactgcaccattacactccagcctgggcaacagagcgaaactccgtctcaaaacaacaacaacaacaacaaaaacttgagCCGGGTCAGTCTGACTCCAAACAGCTTTCTCTCCTCCATCACCATGCGACCCGTGTTCTTACGCGTGATGGCACCCACAAATCTGACATGCCTATGTCATGTCCAAGGCCCTCTGGTCTCAGCTCTTCTCGTTAATTCACCAcattattcattcagcaaatgtttatgaCTACCTGCTCCGTGACACGCCTATTCCGGACACTGGGGATACAGCCTAGAAACCATTCTCCAGCTAAGTGACACCGCGTAATCCCAgcccatgcctgcaatcccagcactttgggaggccgaggcaggtggatgacttgaggtcaaaagttcgagaccagcctgggcaacacagagagacccccatctctaaaaaatgtttttgaaaaagtagttgggtgtggtggtgcacgcctatagttctagctactccagaggctgaggtgagaggatcacttgagctctagaggttgaggctgctatgatcgcaccactgcactccagcctgggtgacagagtgagaccttgtctcaaaaaaagcattcTCCTTGCAGAGTTTACATTCACGGTGGGGGGAGTTGGGCAATAGGTGACAGAGAGGTGTTTTAAATAGGGTACTCGGGAAAGGCTCTTTGAGATGTGACCTGTGAGCTGAGCCCTGCAGGGAGTGGAAGAGTGAGCCGTGGGGATTAGCTGGGGCTAGTGGATTCCAAGCAGCGGGAACAGCcatgcaaaggcctggaggcaggAGCCTGCCTACTGTATTTGAGAACCATTGTGGCTGGAGCAGTGTCGGGATGGGAGAAGCTAAAGTCAAAGAGGGAAAGATCCTGGGGTCTTGGGGACTATTATGAagactgacttttttcttttttcttttttcttttttgtcgctcaggctgaaggtcaatggcacaatctcaactcaccacaacATCCACCACCAgggtacaagtgattcttctgcctcagcctcccaagtagctgggattataggcgcctgccacgatgcctggctaagttgtgtatttttagtagagacggggttttgccatgttgtctaggctggtctcgaacccttgatctcaagtgatccacccacctaggcctcccgaagtgctgggattacaggtgtgagccaccacacctggccaactttgACTTTTATTTGTACTCTGAATGAGGTGGAACCAGCCAAGGGTTCTGGGCTGCCATGGGTGCTAACAGCATTCCCCTGGGGAACAGATCGTTGGGGATTGTGGAGTACAGAGAACCAGGGAGGAGGGAGATTGGAGGCTGGACTCAGTCTAGTGGGAAGATAAGGCCTTGGGGGTGGGTGATGTCTCTGCTCCCTTCTGTGGGATGCCAGGTCTCAAACTGGCACCTACAGTCTCACCTCTTCCACGGGGCCTATCCCAGAGCCTACATTCAAACCCTAGCTCCACCGCTTACTAACCATGATCTTAACCCATCTGTGcaacaattttctcatctgtaaagaggGGTGAATGTGAGGATTGAGTGAAGCAATACAAGTAAATTGCTTAGAGAAGTGTCTGCCACTGAGAAGCACTCAATATATTTCTCGGCAGTGCTGATCACATTGCTGTTCCTGGAATGCTTTCTCGGCAGTTGTTTAATCttgagacacacacatgcacacatcctGAAATGCCAGAtacatggctcacgcctgtaatcccagaaccttgggaggccaaggagggaagattgcttgagcccaagagttcccaACCacgctgggcaacatggtgagaccccgtctctacaaaaaatacaaaaattaccagggtgtagtgacatgtgcctgtagtcccagccacttgggaagctgaggcacgtggatcgcttgaaccctggaggcagaggttgcagtgagccatgattacgccactgcactccagcctggatgacagggcgaGACActgcctcaatttaaaaaaaaaaaaaaaatgccagataCAGAAACTTACTTTTAAAGAACACTCATTTGGAACCAGaacggggtggctcacacctgtaatcccagcactttgggaggccaaggcaggctgattacctcagatcaggagttcaagaccagcctggccaacatggtgaaaccccatcactactaaaaatacaaaaattagccaggcgtggtgtgcgcctgtaatcccagctacttgggaggctgaggcaggagaatctcctgaacccgggatttggaggttgcagtgagccaagatcgtgtcactgcactctagcctgggcaacagaacaagattctgtcaaaaaaacaaacaaacaagacaacATTCATTTGGATGTAGCCCCCTCCCCCTTCCTGGGAGTCGAAAGGGCAGCAGGCCACTTCACTGCTAGAGATGTCCAGCAGGGAAGTGCCCTTGAACAGGAGCCTGGCcttcaccacttactagctgggtgGCCTCAGGCAACACGCTCCCTTCTGTGCACCTCTTCTTCAACATCTGTGAGGGCGATGATCATGGTACTTGCCTCCTAGGTGGTTGTGGGGATGAAATGAATCATGCCTGTAAGTGCTTAGCACAGACCCTATAAAAGATGCCCAGTGAGAGCCACACCCAAACTCCTCTCCCTGTTCTTCAACATCTTCAGAAACCGGCCCTTCCTCTCCGTGTTTCTCCCTAGCCTGGCTCCACCCGTCTCAGGCAAAGCAGCCTGTGTCTTGCTCACATTCATTCCATGGCCCTTCCCAACCTGCTCAAGCCAGTGGCTTCCCTTCTGCTTTTGGCAGACATTGACACCTGGCCTTGACATCACTGCTTGAACCTCTTCGTCTGGGGGGAAATGGATAGGATATTTGTAATATGATTACAGATTGTCGTAACCAACAGGAAAAACAAGATCAGGGCTATGAGAGAGAGTGACAGGGTGGCTGTAGCTCAGGTTGAGCGGTCAAGGTAGCTGAGATGCAAAGGGTAGGGAAGAGCCAGTATGGGGGGCCGAGGGGCATGGAAAGTGTTGCTAGCAGAGGGAGCAGCATGCAAGACCTTCAGACAGGAGAGAGCCCAGCCTCTTTTACCCTCAAAACAGACTCAAAGCTCTGCTTTTTCAGAGGCCTCCCAGGACTGACTCAGTGTCTATCAATTATCTTGTATCTCTTTGGTATTTTCAGGACCCCCATCCAAGCAAACCCAGCAAGAAAATGTGCCTGAAAAATAGTCAATCAGCCGGGCGatggctaggcacggtggttcacacctgtaatcccaacactttgggaggccgaggcgggcggatcacctgaagtcaggagttcgggaccagcctggccaacatggtgaaaccccatctctactgaaaatacaaaaatttagctgggtgtggtggcacacgcctgtaagggaggctgaggcaggagaattgcttgagcccgggaggcagaggttgcagtgagctgatatcacccactgcaatccagcctggatgacagagtgagacctgtctccaaaaaaaaaaaaatatatatatatatacacacacatatgtatacatataggtatgtatatattttttaaataaaaataaataaagtcaatgAAAGCttttatttcacaaaagaaagagTCCCTTCAATTTTGCCTTTTCAAAAGCCGCCACTGTAGGATTCCTTTAAGTAGAGCCTCCTCCAATACCTGTGAAACGAAGTCCAGCACAGAGCAGACCCTCACTCAGTATGTGACATGAATGGAAGGTTCTATTTACATCAGTGCAGCAAGCAggtgggtgccgtggctcacacctgtattcccagcactttgggaggctgaggcggaaggattgcctgagctcaggagttcaggaccagcctg is a genomic window containing:
- the DMKN gene encoding dermokine isoform X9, yielding MKFQGSLACLLLALCLGSGEAGPLQSGGESAGTNTGEALGQGTREAVGTGVRQVPGLGTADALGNRVGEAAHALGNPGHEIGRQVEDVIQHGADAVHGSWQGAPGHNGAWETSGGHGTFGSQGGLGGQGQGNPGGLGTPWNQGYPGNSAGSFGTNPQGAPWGQGGNGGPPNFGTNTQGAVAQPGYGSVRSGNQNEGCTNPPPSGSGGGSSNSGGGSGSQSGSSGSGSNSDNNSGSSSGNSGGNGGGSSGNSGSSNSNNGGSSNNNGGSRGDSGSESSWGSSGNGDQGSSGSSQGSSTGSSSGNHGGSGGVNGHKPGCENPGNEARGTGGSGIQDSRGERVSSNTREVSKEGNHHLGGSGDNDPGQGSSWGSRGGDAVGGVNTVNSETSPGMFNFDTFWKNFKSKLGFINWDAISKDQRSSRIP